One stretch of Eupeodes corollae chromosome 2, idEupCoro1.1, whole genome shotgun sequence DNA includes these proteins:
- the LOC129946853 gene encoding uncharacterized protein LOC129946853, translating to MKSNEHKTFQVTESPSQNSIQILPSQNSSQINNKIRYKSDLVENFSAPDGGWGWLVVIAAAMSILVTFTVLEQLETLFKQKFLTNGISSHQMTIIVYLQHVATISTALFNGEVFRRFPLRKISLAGAIFTSVGLALSVFFNNFILHLLSLSIMCGIGRSLIFSSSYIAVNVYFKEKRLSAFACMYSIVGLGSILLPQLTTFLIGQYGFAWTVLFYSGLSLQNFTSSLLYQPVKWHLKEQRDIEMVEIQPLNYVFGSRHIEKLSALENSSSSNNNLRSLHSFPTNSVYPLKVPKNSFASFEPFRVTRSIPKIILPDETEYFESPQEFEEDFTTKVEQQKLTIFQKILKFLDLDLLKDFSYVNLALGLTLIQFVETNFTLMTPFILNDFDFNESQIKRSMNSMAICDLIMRILIPIVIRKLLRCSNEIVLLCALIGLGIGRTILVFNRSFNVVIICFGWMGLCSAIRVVFWMLILPNYMTLERLPAAIGLQQVAMGISSLIFEQFKGLLKDSSNFNLVILCMNAAYIFVGVAWLGQNLMKLKRKFTIPPLK from the exons ATGAAAAGTAATGAACACAAAACATTTCAAGTAACCGAATCACCAagtcaaaattcaatacaaattctGCCATCACAAAATTCCagccaaattaataataaaattcgttACAAAAGTGATTTGGTTGAAAATTTTAGTGCTCCAGATGGGGGATGGGGTTGGTTAGTTGTTATTGCAGCTGCAATGAGTAtt TTGGTTACATTTACTGTATTAGAACAATTAGAAACattgttcaaacaaaaattcttgacAAATGGAATAAGCAGCCATCAAATGacaataattgtttatttacaaCATGTAGCAACAATATCTACAG CTCTGTTCAATGGAGAAGTTTTCCGGAGATTCCCGCTACGTAAGATTAGTTTAGCTGGAGCAATTTTTACTTCCGTTGGATTAGCACTGagtgtattttttaacaactttataTTACACCTTCTATCACTCTCAATTATGTGTG GAATAGGTAGAAGTCTAATCTTTTCTTCATCATACATCGCTGTCAATgtatatttcaaagaaaaacgaCTATCGGCCTTCGCCTGCATGTATTCAATAGTTGGTTTAGGATCGATTCTTCTGCCACAATTGACAACATTCTTGATTGGTCAATACGGATTTGCCTGGACAGTATTATTTTATTCTGGGCTATCTCTCCAAAATTTCACATCCTCACTTCTCTATCAACCTGTCAAATGGCATTTGAAGGAGCAACGAGACATTGAAATGGTTGAAATTCAACCGTTAAATTATGTTTTCGGTTCACGTCACATAGAAAAACTAAGTGCCTTAGAGAATTCATCAagttcaaataataatttaaggagTTTGCATAGTTTTCCAACAAATTCCGTTTATCCACTAAAAGTGCCAAAAAATTCGTTCGCATCATTTGAACCTTTTCGAGTGACAAGATCAATTCCGAAAATTATTTTACCCGATGAAACGGAATACTTCGAAAGTCCTCAAGAATTTGAAGAAgattttaccacaaaagttgAACAGCAAAAACTTACAATATTTCAGAAGATATTAAAATTCCTGGACTTGGATCTTTTAAAGGATTTTTCGTACGTCAATCTTGCTCTAGGTTTGACTCTTATTCAATTTGTCGAGACTAACTTCACTCTAATGAcgccatttattttaaatgactttGACTTCAATGAGAGTCAGATAAAACGTTCAATGAACTCCATGGCAATTTGTGATTTAATTATGAGGATATTAATTCCAATTGTCATAAGGAAATTACTGAGATGCAGTAATGAAATTGTGCTGTTATGTGCCCTCATAGGATTGGGCATTGGAAGGACAATATTGGTGTTTAATAGAAGTTTTAATGTGGTGATTATATGCTTCGGGTGGATGGGTTTATGTTCAGCTATAAGAGTTGTCTTCTGGATGTTGATACTTCCCAACTATATGACATTAGAGAGACTTCCAGCAGCTATTGGACTGCAACAAGTTGCAATGGGCATATCTTCGCtgatttttgaacaatttaagg gcttGCTAAAAGATTCTTCAAACTTTAACTTAGTTATACTTTGTATGAATGCAGCTTATATATTTGTTGGCGTTGCATGGTTGGGACAGAatcttatgaaattaaaaagaaaatttacgaTACcacctttaaaataa